In the bacterium genome, ATCAATATTTATTGAGCCAGATGAGCCAGGGGCTAGGCAGGGAAGGAGAAAGCTCTTGGTTGTGCCATCAGGCAGAATGTCCTCAATAACCCCATCATTAAGCTCTGTTTGTCCTGTGTTTTGGTATGTGAGGGTATAGGTTATGGTGGATAGGGTATATGCCTCATCTGGTCCATCTTTCTTTAGGCTTATGGTTGGGATACCAATGAGCTTAAAGGTTGTGGTGACAAAGTTTCCATAAGAATCTGTTGCAGTAATTATCTTTGTACAGGAGGGCTGGGTGTCTACAATAAAGGTGGTGGAAAATGAGCCATATTCATTAGAAGTTGTGGTTGTAATTGTCCAATGTGTGCCGAAGGAGATAGAGATTACACTTTCTGTGGCAAAACCAAAACCTTCAATAATAACTTGTGTGCCAACATTACCAGAAGATGGGACAACAATAATTTCTCTTTGACCTATCCAGGGTTTATAATCTACCCCGTCAGATACTTTATCTCCTTGTCCAGAAACATTTGTGGTTGGATGATATGGCCCAGATTCATGTCCCCACCAATTGTAAATAGCAGAGATTGTCCCTGAAGAGCCATCGTGATAGACACCATAGCCTTTGGTATTATCGCCATTTTTGTTGCTATAGAGGTTGTTGTAATGTATCACTGGATTGGAAGATGAACAAGAATATATTCCACAGCCATTGCCAGGAGAACCCCAAGGACCACGTCCCCATGTTACTCCTCCTCCTTGACCTCCTTGATTATTCAATATTGTGTTTTGTTGGATTGTAATATTTATTGAATTATAAAGATATATTCCACAACCTATACCACCTGGACAACCAAGTTGACCAGAATATCCACCACTGATTGAATATCCATTCTCACCTATTCCTCCAGCAATAATGTTACTTCTTATAATAAAATTCTGGCAGTTGATTAAGACAACCCTCCCTAAGTTAGTTGATCCAGAGCCAGCAAGGGTTAAAGTTTGACTTTCAACAACAATCCCCAAGGTTCCATAGTAATAATGAATTGATTCACCATTATATGTGTTATTTGGTGAAATAGTATTGTTGTAACTATCTGAACTAATGTGGATACCATATCCATTACCAGGGGGCAGCAGGTGGAACAAGCCAACCTCCCGGATCTCCTTCACCACCTTGACTGTTTAATATAGTATTTCCAAATATATTATTATTTATTGAATTATTGCAAAGATATATTCCACAGCCTATACCTCCACGACCAGGTGCGACATACCACCAGCCCGCAGCATAATGTCCACCTTTTCCACCTATATTATCTGAAATAGTATTATTTGATACAGTATTTGTGCTTGAATTGTGAAGATAAACCCCAACTCCTGGTTTTTCCCGTTTGAGCATCACCTGGTCCAATATCACCTTTATTATTATGGATATAATTATGAGTGACCACAATTTCTGATGTATTCTCCAGAAATATTGCTTGTTCTGCAAACATAATTTCAGTACGTGTTTAGCTAAAGCTAAACAATTGCAAATTGTAGATTGCAAATTGTAAAATGAAAGAGAAATGTTAAATTTTGATGGAGATTTTTTAATAACGAATGAAACGAATAACAACTAATCACACGAATATTCGCCTAATTCGCTATCATTCGAGCAATTCGTTTTTATAAACAAAGCGTTTCTGGCTCTTTAATGAGGAAGCTTAAACACATATTAAGGAGCTAAACACATACAACTTTTAATGTTCCAATGCAGTAGATACATTTTATGAAGATTTAGTGGCCTGACTATATTATGACCATTTATGCAAAGAACTATAAAGGTCAAGGTAACCGTTCAGGTCTGAACACTTACGAAATAAGAGAGCTAATCCTCTCTTTAAATGCATTTTCTTCATTTTCAACCTCTTTCTTTGCACCTTTAATCACCTCTCTTGCCTCATCAAGGCAAAGATTGCCACATCCTCCGATAGACTTCCTTTCCTTTATTAAAGAATAGGGGTCAAGGGGAGGAAGGTTTCCTATATTTTCTCCTATTTTTCTATATGCATCCCTGAATGGGAGGTTTTCTTCTTGAACCATCTTTATTGCATAATCTGTGGCAAATATCTCTGGGCTAAATCCCTTTAATAGGGCTGCTTTATTTACCTTAAGGTTTTTTATAATGGTAATTGCCGCATCAATTATGGAAGAGGCCAAATCGCAAGCCTTGAAAAATGGCCTTTTTGTCTCTTGAAAATCCTGGTTATATCCTGAGGGAAGGCTGTTTATAATGGATAATATCTGGAATAAATATGAGATAAATGTATTTGACCTTGCCCTGATCATCTCTAATACAGAGGGGTTTTTCTTCTGTGGCATTAGGGAAGAGCCAAGCAAAAATTTATCTTCCAGGCTAAAATAGCCAAATTCAGGAAGCAAAAAGAGCATTAAATCAGTAGAGAATTTAGAAAGGTCAAGGATTGTCCAAAGAAATGAGAATAAAATATAAGATTCTATCTTTCCCCTGCTATTGTTGACATAAAGAACATTTTTCTGCAATCTTTCAAATCCAAGGATTTCCCTGACAAATTCCCTGTCTATAGGAAGGGATGTTCCATAGCTACTACCTGCGCCCAGCACAGATTGATCATTCATCTTATAGCTAGATGAGATAATGGAAATCCCATCCAATATGCTTTCTAAAAATGAACCCAGCCACAGGGAAACCGATGATGGCATTGCCTTTTGTAAATGTGTCCTTCCAGGCATTGGGATAAATTCATTTTCCTTTGCAAGATTTAAGAAGGATAAAGCAAGCTCAATATGCTTTTTCTTTTGAAGGAGCAAGAAATCCTTTGAATAAAGCCTTATAGCCAGAATTACCTGCTCATTCCTTGAGCGTCCTGTATGTATTTTTTTCCCTAAATCCCCTAATTTCTCGGTAAGGTAATTCTCTATCTTTGTATGGACATCCTCATCAGGTCT is a window encoding:
- a CDS encoding DUF1565 domain-containing protein — translated: MWSLIIISIIIKVILDQVMLKREKPGVGVYLHNSSTNTVSNNTISDNIGGKGGHYAAGWWYVAPGRGGIGCGIYLCNNSINNNIFGNTILNSQGGEGDPGGWLVPPAAPW
- the argH gene encoding argininosuccinate lyase, with the translated sequence MRLWEKGQEIDKTIEDFVVSDDYLLDQRLVKWDCLGSIGHIKSLQKIGILKKDEEEKIKKCALEIIELDNCGKFIIERPDEDVHTKIENYLTEKLGDLGKKIHTGRSRNEQVILAIRLYSKDFLLLQKKKHIELALSFLNLAKENEFIPMPGRTHLQKAMPSSVSLWLGSFLESILDGISIISSSYKMNDQSVLGAGSSYGTSLPIDREFVREILGFERLQKNVLYVNNSRGKIESYILFSFLWTILDLSKFSTDLMLFLLPEFGYFSLEDKFLLGSSLMPQKKNPSVLEMIRARSNTFISYLFQILSIINSLPSGYNQDFQETKRPFFKACDLASSIIDAAITIIKNLKVNKAALLKGFSPEIFATDYAIKMVQEENLPFRDAYRKIGENIGNLPPLDPYSLIKERKSIGGCGNLCLDEAREVIKGAKKEVENEENAFKERISSLIS